In the genome of Pseudomonas putida, one region contains:
- a CDS encoding LysR family transcriptional regulator, with translation MEYELQDIRSFVKIAELGSFHEAAEALHLSQPALSRRIKKLEEGLGTSLLERTTRRVSLTSVGRDFLPKARRLLDDFEDSILSIRELAERQTGQVTLACIPTAAFYFLPSVIRDYNEQYPKIRIRLLDLSANDGLEAVLRGEADFGINMMSGQHPDIEFVSLVQEQFVLACRRDHKLANRDAVTWTELADYRLIGVGRLSGNRMLLDHALSGLNLRPKWFYEVQHLSTSLGMVEAGLGVSAMPSLAMPSADHPTLVSVPLIEPQVTRTLGLVYRRGASLSPAAEKFVSILLDKWPNR, from the coding sequence ATGGAATACGAACTCCAAGACATACGATCTTTCGTGAAAATCGCCGAACTAGGCAGTTTCCATGAGGCGGCAGAAGCGTTGCACCTGTCGCAGCCTGCCCTGAGCCGGCGGATAAAAAAGCTTGAGGAAGGGTTGGGCACTTCCCTGCTGGAGCGCACGACCCGCCGCGTCAGCCTCACCAGCGTCGGGAGGGATTTTCTGCCCAAGGCCAGGCGCCTGCTGGATGACTTCGAGGATTCGATCCTGAGCATTCGAGAACTCGCCGAACGACAGACCGGCCAGGTCACCCTCGCCTGCATCCCGACCGCAGCGTTCTATTTCCTGCCGTCGGTGATCCGTGACTACAACGAGCAGTACCCGAAGATCCGTATTCGCCTGCTGGACCTCAGCGCCAACGATGGGCTCGAAGCCGTGTTGCGGGGCGAGGCCGATTTCGGCATCAACATGATGAGCGGCCAGCACCCCGACATCGAGTTCGTATCCCTGGTGCAGGAGCAATTCGTCCTGGCCTGCCGCCGGGACCACAAGCTGGCGAACCGCGATGCCGTCACCTGGACAGAACTGGCCGACTACCGCCTGATCGGCGTAGGCCGCCTGAGCGGCAACCGGATGCTGTTGGACCACGCATTGTCCGGGCTCAACCTGCGGCCCAAGTGGTTCTATGAGGTCCAGCACCTGTCCACCTCGCTGGGCATGGTCGAAGCTGGGCTCGGCGTGTCGGCCATGCCCAGCCTGGCCATGCCCAGCGCGGACCATCCGACATTGGTCAGCGTGCCACTGATCGAGCCTCAGGTGACTCGCACCTTGGGGTTGGTCTATCGCCGAGGGGCGTCGCTGTCGCCGGCGGCGGAGAAGTTCGTGTCGATCCTGTTGGACAAATGGCCCAACCGATGA